From Paenibacillus thermoaerophilus, one genomic window encodes:
- a CDS encoding YheC/YheD family protein, whose product MSFTSCTLSFTGGTEKTVLATRSLVKTLGISGVKTITLKVGSKDVSVPIKLVKRPGMTLYLPIAIKQALRVPRSGRAYVHYDAANQELRLGPLIGIMTGAMVRTSAESPHGPRSSLMRSYLSAGANKAFYFAFTPHDVDWSEGTVVGHFVSGEGEWVRKTVPLPDVVYNRLASRRAEKQQSFESFKERFIRKGIPVFNWSYFDKWDVYKILEGDEMKKHVPESHINPSPETLKAMLERHKFIYLKPTAGSLGNGIYRLTYHPGKGYFARFRQNNQNVLLRYGKFAGLSSMLGISRGRLRNYVAQQGIRLIEIDSCPIDFRFHMHKNSRDEWIVAGIGAKKAGRGSVTTHVKNGGQVMTPEQALGLVFGDRGNQVLEHAKQVAIQLCQAIERNYKRVLGELGLDIGIDQNERIWMFEANSKPGRSIFKHPGLKHQGRASLNHLVDYSVYLAKFRPRKEA is encoded by the coding sequence ATGAGTTTTACATCCTGCACCCTTTCGTTTACGGGAGGTACGGAAAAAACCGTTTTGGCCACTCGATCGCTCGTTAAGACGCTGGGCATATCCGGCGTCAAAACGATTACGCTTAAAGTCGGCTCGAAGGACGTGTCCGTGCCGATCAAGCTCGTTAAACGGCCGGGGATGACCCTGTACCTCCCAATCGCCATTAAACAAGCGCTACGCGTTCCCCGCTCCGGACGCGCCTACGTTCACTACGATGCCGCCAACCAGGAGCTTCGCCTCGGGCCGCTGATCGGTATCATGACCGGAGCGATGGTCCGGACATCCGCCGAATCGCCGCACGGTCCGCGCTCCAGCCTGATGCGCTCCTACCTCAGCGCCGGCGCGAACAAAGCTTTTTACTTCGCGTTTACGCCCCACGACGTCGACTGGTCCGAAGGCACCGTCGTCGGACATTTCGTCAGCGGCGAAGGCGAGTGGGTCCGCAAAACGGTGCCGCTGCCGGACGTCGTCTACAACCGGCTGGCGAGCCGAAGGGCGGAAAAGCAGCAATCGTTCGAGTCGTTTAAGGAACGGTTCATACGCAAAGGCATCCCGGTATTCAACTGGAGCTATTTCGACAAGTGGGACGTGTATAAAATACTGGAAGGCGACGAGATGAAAAAACATGTGCCGGAATCCCATATCAACCCTTCGCCGGAGACGCTCAAGGCCATGCTCGAACGGCATAAGTTCATCTACCTGAAGCCGACGGCGGGCAGTCTGGGCAACGGCATCTACCGGCTGACGTATCATCCGGGCAAAGGGTATTTCGCCCGGTTCCGCCAAAACAACCAAAACGTCCTGCTCCGTTACGGCAAATTCGCCGGACTCAGCTCGATGCTCGGCATCTCCCGCGGGCGCCTGAGAAATTACGTCGCGCAGCAGGGCATCCGCCTGATCGAGATCGATTCCTGTCCGATCGACTTCCGTTTCCACATGCACAAAAACTCCCGCGACGAATGGATCGTCGCCGGAATCGGCGCCAAAAAGGCGGGACGGGGAAGCGTGACGACACATGTGAAAAACGGCGGCCAGGTCATGACGCCGGAGCAGGCGCTGGGCCTCGTCTTCGGCGATCGGGGCAATCAGGTGCTGGAACACGCCAAGCAGGTCGCCATCCAGCTTTGCCAAGCGATCGAAAGAAACTACAAACGAGTGCTCGGGGAACTGGGCCTGGATATCGGCATCGACCAGAACGAGCGCATCTGGATGTTCGAGGCCAACTCGAAACCCGGCCGCTCCATCTTCAAGCATCCGGGTCTCAAGCATCAAGGGCGCGCTTCCCTCAACCATCTGGTCGACTACTCGGTATATTTGGCCAAATTCCGTCCCCGGAAGGAAGCGTGA
- a CDS encoding YheC/YheD family protein, which produces MELELHDSAERPDLGILTMADESGQSFRGNRENFLDLVRTGRQLGASVCVISHRDLRPSFRRILCHTYDEEKQAWVSRMLPLPRVIYNRIPFRKDEMRPDVQATLSSCLRHSQLQLFNPTFFNKWTLYEWLGKAHSTRKFIPVTKRLASQHELETLLRQYPILYLKPVRGKAGKGIMKIERVRSKDQPKFEYWLSIQEQKGSLTSKYANLTPVWRKILEIVGQEEYIAQQGILLSSHRKRPFDLRVLVQKNGKGIWSVTGIGARIAGKQSITTHVPRGGSIDDPEKLLSHSFGPDKAKKLMAQVKKAALLIASQIEKKSGNSLGEMSMDLGIDMSGGIWFFEANSKPMKFDEPHIRQRSLRRIVQYAQYLIAKKKREHKESNGKAFATGHGSPAESRRTGQSNGGLEERATRWPDLVDLNPQPGGVASGAAAEKAVPAAAAPAARKKLRKRTAQTGRRTVRRSKPTIHVRLGGISHVRTLY; this is translated from the coding sequence ATGGAACTGGAGCTTCACGATTCGGCCGAACGGCCGGACCTCGGAATCTTGACCATGGCGGACGAATCGGGCCAGTCGTTTCGCGGCAATCGCGAGAACTTCCTGGATCTTGTGCGGACCGGCCGCCAGTTGGGGGCCAGCGTCTGCGTCATCTCGCACCGGGATCTTCGGCCTTCGTTCCGGCGTATCCTGTGCCACACCTATGACGAAGAGAAGCAGGCATGGGTCAGCCGCATGTTGCCGCTTCCCCGCGTCATCTATAACCGCATTCCGTTCCGCAAGGACGAGATGCGCCCGGATGTGCAGGCGACGCTGTCGTCCTGCCTCCGCCACAGCCAATTGCAATTGTTCAATCCGACGTTCTTCAACAAGTGGACGCTGTACGAATGGCTAGGCAAAGCCCACTCGACCCGCAAGTTTATCCCGGTCACCAAACGGCTGGCCAGCCAGCACGAACTGGAAACGCTGCTTCGCCAGTATCCGATTCTGTACCTGAAGCCCGTGCGCGGCAAAGCCGGCAAAGGCATCATGAAGATCGAGCGCGTCCGCTCCAAGGATCAGCCGAAATTCGAATATTGGCTCAGCATCCAGGAGCAGAAGGGCAGCTTGACCAGCAAATACGCCAATCTGACGCCGGTCTGGCGCAAAATTCTGGAGATCGTGGGCCAAGAGGAATATATCGCGCAGCAAGGCATTTTGTTATCGAGCCACCGCAAACGACCTTTCGATCTGCGCGTTCTCGTGCAGAAGAACGGGAAAGGCATCTGGAGCGTGACCGGAATCGGCGCGCGGATCGCCGGCAAACAAAGCATCACGACGCACGTTCCCCGCGGCGGGTCGATCGACGACCCGGAGAAGCTGCTGTCGCACTCGTTCGGCCCCGACAAAGCGAAAAAGCTGATGGCGCAGGTGAAGAAGGCGGCGCTTCTCATCGCCTCGCAGATCGAGAAAAAATCCGGCAATTCCCTCGGCGAGATGAGCATGGATCTCGGCATCGACATGTCGGGCGGGATCTGGTTCTTCGAAGCGAACTCGAAGCCGATGAAGTTTGACGAGCCGCATATCCGCCAGCGCTCGCTGAGACGGATCGTGCAATACGCGCAGTATTTGATCGCCAAGAAAAAGAGGGAGCACAAGGAGAGCAACGGCAAAGCGTTCGCGACAGGCCACGGCTCGCCGGCCGAATCGCGCAGGACCGGCCAGTCGAACGGAGGTCTGGAGGAGCGGGCGACGCGGTGGCCCGACCTTGTGGACCTGAACCCGCAGCCGGGCGGCGTCGCAAGCGGAGCAGCGGCCGAGAAGGCCGTCCCGGCGGCGGCCGCCCCTGCGGCCAGGAAAAAACTCCGCAAGCGGACGGCTCAAACGGGCAGACGCACCGTCCGCCGATCCAAGCCGACTATCCACGTTCGTCTCGGAGGGATCTCCCATGTCCGAACCCTCTACTAA
- a CDS encoding GNAT family N-acetyltransferase, with protein sequence MSEPSTNSPESAVIRRIDAARWLRCRPKLLAFCMHHGGGRITKNALEWLAQASPAQVDAPGAAVYAAWTADGRLAGVSAASGYGDDASVVVVRPDCRGQRLGERLLRAIISELGEFRCCVAADNLSSLRSCFRAGMLAYEVFVGPTGKTTFRLKAASDRTPGSRGRSYLAQEKQVKML encoded by the coding sequence ATGTCCGAACCCTCTACTAATTCGCCGGAATCCGCCGTCATCCGCCGGATCGATGCGGCGCGCTGGCTGCGATGCCGGCCGAAGCTGCTCGCGTTCTGCATGCATCACGGAGGCGGACGCATCACCAAAAACGCGCTGGAGTGGCTGGCGCAAGCCTCCCCCGCCCAGGTCGACGCACCGGGCGCGGCCGTATACGCCGCCTGGACGGCCGACGGCCGCCTGGCCGGCGTATCCGCCGCATCCGGGTACGGCGACGACGCCTCCGTCGTTGTCGTCCGGCCGGACTGCCGCGGCCAACGGCTCGGGGAACGGCTGCTGCGCGCCATCATCTCCGAGCTGGGCGAGTTCCGCTGCTGCGTCGCCGCCGACAATCTCTCTTCCCTGCGTTCCTGCTTCCGCGCAGGGATGCTCGCCTACGAGGTGTTTGTCGGACCGACGGGCAAAACCACGTTTCGCCTCAAAGCCGCTTCGGACCGGACGCCCGGCTCCCGCGGCCGTTCTTATCTCGCCCAAGAAAAGCAGGTGAAGATGCTGTGA
- a CDS encoding YheC/YheD family protein, producing the protein MTQETLGIMTLYIGAKGNLEERTYFRKMTVAGRKLGLDVAVFTPQDLSADGKQVYAHQYSPDAKTWTRRWIPLPHLIYDRCRYQESERFRQFREFRKKYAHLTFLNKPLANKWAMHQTLAKNEEIRKHLPETRIYRDSRDLLGLLSQQRLVYMKPVNGTGGRGILRIEKISGDQYLVEGRDRKRNILAPRRIRKDQLHVRLSAWGLRNRYLVQQGIRIELPDGRVHDFRLLIQKNGKGEWEVTGYAGRIGAKRSITSNLHGGGQAVAVDRLLKERFGEEKAESIQANMRSLGEKVAKYVESQYGQLCELGIDLAVDPKGHIWLIELNPKPGREVFSRLGDRQAYAKAIRQPLEYALFLARKKKNGTAD; encoded by the coding sequence GTGACCCAGGAAACGCTTGGCATCATGACGCTGTATATCGGAGCCAAAGGAAACCTCGAGGAGAGAACCTATTTCCGCAAAATGACCGTTGCCGGCCGCAAGCTCGGATTGGACGTGGCGGTGTTCACGCCGCAGGATCTGTCCGCCGACGGCAAACAGGTCTACGCTCACCAATATTCCCCCGATGCGAAAACGTGGACGCGAAGGTGGATTCCGCTGCCGCATCTCATCTACGACCGGTGCCGGTACCAGGAATCGGAGAGATTCCGGCAGTTCCGCGAATTTCGCAAGAAATACGCGCACCTGACGTTTCTGAACAAGCCTCTCGCGAACAAATGGGCGATGCATCAGACGCTGGCGAAAAACGAGGAGATTCGCAAGCATCTGCCGGAAACCCGCATCTACCGGGACAGCAGGGATCTGCTCGGCCTCCTCTCGCAGCAGCGGCTCGTATACATGAAACCCGTGAACGGCACCGGAGGCAGAGGGATTCTTCGGATCGAGAAAATTTCGGGCGATCAATATTTGGTCGAAGGGCGGGATCGGAAGCGGAATATTCTCGCCCCGCGTCGGATCCGCAAGGATCAACTGCACGTCAGGCTGTCGGCTTGGGGGCTGCGCAACCGCTACCTCGTTCAACAGGGGATCCGCATCGAGCTGCCCGACGGGCGGGTGCACGATTTTCGGCTGCTCATTCAGAAAAACGGCAAAGGGGAGTGGGAAGTAACCGGATACGCCGGACGGATCGGCGCCAAGCGGAGCATCACCTCCAACCTTCACGGGGGCGGTCAGGCCGTCGCGGTCGACCGGCTGCTGAAGGAACGGTTCGGCGAGGAAAAAGCGGAATCGATCCAAGCCAATATGCGGTCGCTCGGCGAAAAGGTCGCAAAATACGTCGAGTCGCAATACGGCCAGCTCTGCGAGCTTGGAATCGATCTCGCCGTCGATCCGAAGGGACACATCTGGCTGATCGAGCTGAACCCGAAGCCGGGCCGAGAGGTGTTCTCGCGCTTGGGCGACCGGCAGGCCTACGCCAAAGCCATACGCCAGCCGCTGGAATACGCGCTGTTCCTCGCCCGCAAAAAGAAAAACGGAACAGCCGATTAA
- a CDS encoding HAD family hydrolase produces MKHTDRQEIVKPEAMIFDLDGTLFRTESILLRAYRRVFDTLRAEGLYAGDVPPEERILSSLGMLLEQIWYRVMPEAGEAARRRADELLLLYEKEELEAGRGELYPGVAETLRELRARGVRLFIASNGLEAYVKDVPRVFGIAGLFEAMYSAGEYRTSSKVDLVRLLLERHDVRRAWMVGDRSSDVEAGKRNGLVVAGCLYAGFGRQEELDGADFLVGSFPELLERLERLD; encoded by the coding sequence ATGAAACATACGGATCGGCAGGAGATCGTAAAGCCGGAGGCGATGATCTTCGATCTCGACGGCACGTTGTTCCGGACTGAATCCATACTGCTTAGGGCCTACCGGCGCGTTTTCGATACGCTTCGCGCGGAGGGCTTGTATGCGGGGGACGTTCCTCCCGAGGAACGGATTCTCTCGTCCCTGGGCATGCTGCTGGAGCAGATCTGGTACAGAGTGATGCCGGAAGCCGGCGAGGCCGCTCGCCGGCGGGCGGACGAGCTTCTGCTGTTGTACGAGAAGGAGGAGCTTGAGGCGGGCCGGGGCGAGCTGTACCCCGGAGTCGCGGAGACGCTGCGCGAATTGCGCGCGAGAGGCGTGCGCCTGTTCATCGCCAGCAACGGTCTGGAGGCTTACGTCAAAGACGTGCCCCGTGTTTTCGGCATCGCCGGGTTGTTCGAAGCGATGTACAGCGCGGGCGAGTACCGCACCTCCTCCAAGGTCGATCTCGTGCGGCTCCTGCTTGAACGGCACGACGTTCGCCGCGCATGGATGGTCGGCGACCGCTCGTCCGACGTGGAAGCCGGCAAACGAAACGGTCTGGTCGTTGCCGGCTGTCTGTACGCGGGATTCGGCAGGCAGGAGGAATTGGACGGAGCTGATTTTCTGGTCGGCAGTTTTCCGGAGCTGCTTGAACGATTGGAACGGCTGGATTAA
- a CDS encoding MurR/RpiR family transcriptional regulator has translation MNGALARIRSALSRLKASERKVAEYILANPSLVVMQSVSELSEQCGASQAAVIRMCKSLGYKGFPELKVMIAGDLQQTREDDYRPLDRHASLEEAIDRVTGNNMLAVRDSVHTVCPKALAAAVTALYEADRIFIYGIGSSHLIGLALQQQFIQINKACIVFPDIHMQLASSVTVRPGDVALGISWSGETREVVRCIRNAREMGVRTVGITRFGGSSLSREAEIVLALSVAETDADMGTMGARIAMLNMIDVVYQVLVRMDYDHSAAYVDRTNRELRQLTGDSA, from the coding sequence GTGAATGGAGCACTGGCCAGAATAAGATCGGCGCTCAGCCGGTTGAAGGCATCCGAGCGCAAAGTCGCCGAATACATATTGGCGAATCCATCTCTCGTCGTCATGCAGTCGGTATCCGAGCTTTCCGAGCAGTGCGGTGCCAGTCAGGCTGCGGTCATCCGGATGTGCAAATCTCTCGGCTACAAAGGATTTCCGGAGCTGAAAGTCATGATCGCCGGCGATCTCCAACAGACGCGCGAGGACGATTACCGTCCGCTTGACCGCCACGCTTCGCTGGAGGAGGCGATCGACCGGGTGACCGGCAACAATATGCTGGCGGTCCGGGACAGCGTCCATACGGTTTGCCCCAAGGCGCTTGCGGCTGCGGTGACGGCTTTGTACGAAGCGGACCGGATCTTCATCTACGGGATAGGCTCTTCACATTTGATTGGACTCGCTCTTCAGCAGCAGTTCATTCAAATCAACAAGGCATGCATCGTCTTCCCCGACATTCATATGCAGCTTGCATCGTCCGTCACGGTTAGACCCGGGGACGTTGCGCTCGGAATCTCCTGGAGCGGGGAAACCCGCGAAGTCGTCCGCTGCATACGCAACGCGAGGGAGATGGGAGTCCGGACCGTCGGGATAACGAGGTTCGGCGGCAGCAGCTTGTCCCGAGAGGCGGAGATCGTCCTGGCCCTCTCGGTTGCGGAGACGGATGCCGACATGGGGACGATGGGGGCCCGAATCGCCATGCTCAACATGATCGACGTCGTCTATCAGGTATTGGTCCGAATGGACTACGATCATTCGGCCGCTTATGTAGATCGGACGAACCGGGAGTTGCGCCAACTGACCGGCGATTCCGCATAG
- the ytvI gene encoding sporulation integral membrane protein YtvI, whose product MPLKTLLVMVVGVLLIYGLFTVGSPFLIAIILAMFLETPISLLMRAGKMNRLAAATTVCTVFILALLGLAYWIGFSIVMQLIDYGKQAPEYFEEAGGVLQDQIDRALQYVNTLNPEVAEQMETGLKNAVGSLTDSIGMMLGNASKFFLNLATAIPNLLVYFIVFVVALYLFSYSLPSLYTGFLGLFEESSRSKVEKVMTDLRQSVFGLLKATIVLSGLTYLVSLLGLLVLRVDYPLAIALLIIIVDLLPILGTGSVLVPWAIYTTVVNGNLKLGIGLVVLFVAITVFRRIVEPKVIGDSVGISPLAALVSLYIGFKLVGLIGFFLGPTLVIIYQAMRRSGLLQFKITLE is encoded by the coding sequence ATGCCATTGAAGACGCTGCTCGTCATGGTTGTCGGCGTCCTGCTGATTTACGGCTTGTTTACGGTGGGATCGCCTTTTCTGATCGCGATTATTTTGGCGATGTTTCTGGAGACGCCGATCTCCCTGCTGATGCGCGCCGGCAAAATGAACCGGCTGGCGGCGGCGACGACCGTATGCACGGTGTTTATCCTTGCGCTGCTCGGCTTGGCTTACTGGATCGGGTTCAGCATCGTCATGCAGCTGATCGACTACGGCAAGCAGGCTCCCGAGTACTTCGAAGAAGCGGGCGGCGTGCTGCAGGATCAGATCGATCGCGCCCTGCAATATGTGAACACCCTGAATCCCGAGGTCGCGGAGCAGATGGAGACGGGACTGAAGAACGCCGTCGGCTCGCTGACGGATTCGATCGGCATGATGCTCGGCAACGCCTCGAAATTTTTCTTGAATCTGGCGACCGCAATTCCCAATCTGCTGGTGTATTTTATCGTGTTTGTCGTAGCGCTGTATCTGTTCAGCTACAGCCTGCCTTCCCTGTACACCGGGTTCCTGGGCCTGTTCGAGGAATCGTCCCGGTCCAAGGTGGAGAAGGTCATGACCGATCTGCGCCAATCGGTGTTCGGCCTGCTGAAGGCGACGATCGTGCTGAGCGGTCTGACGTATCTGGTCTCGCTTCTGGGTCTGCTTGTGCTGCGGGTGGATTATCCGCTCGCGATCGCCCTGCTCATCATTATCGTAGACCTGCTGCCGATCTTGGGGACGGGTTCGGTGCTCGTTCCGTGGGCGATCTATACGACGGTGGTGAACGGAAATCTGAAGCTGGGCATCGGGCTTGTCGTGCTGTTCGTCGCCATTACGGTGTTCAGGCGGATCGTCGAGCCCAAAGTCATCGGAGATTCGGTCGGCATCAGCCCGCTCGCCGCGCTCGTCAGCCTGTATATCGGGTTTAAGCTGGTCGGTCTCATCGGCTTTTTCCTCGGCCCGACGCTCGTCATCATCTATCAGGCGATGCGCAGGTCCGGCCTTCTGCAATTCAAGATCACACTCGAATAA
- the yfkAB gene encoding radical SAM/CxCxxxxC motif protein YfkAB, whose product MNGTSTTYPRHLDDPWDPLPTLKEHGRYLLTSVEMTVTNLCNMRCEHCAVGDALTMKEAPRLPVDLMLKRLDEVEHLRTISLTGGEPSFSMETIRNYMLPLLRYAKDRGVKTQINSNLTLDLERYEELAPYLDVMHISFNYEGPEDFYEVGFAAKPGRTPYSVAVGMYDRMIDNARKLSAGGLFVSAESMLNYRTHFRIDRIHRLIVEMGCRRHEVHPMYPSSFASKLPLLSLDEIRASIERLLDNRDPDVWMLFGTLPFFACSDRQEDLKLIQRLRQEPNVTMRGDPDGRNRLNVSLFTGDVHVTDFAALQPLGNIKSDRLDDIFERWLEHPLSKRVSCHCPAANCCGPNLLVADAYYSNVDFRARRAKV is encoded by the coding sequence ATGAACGGAACTTCGACGACTTATCCCCGGCATCTGGACGATCCGTGGGATCCGTTGCCGACGCTGAAGGAGCATGGGCGTTACCTGCTCACGAGCGTCGAGATGACGGTCACGAATTTATGCAATATGCGATGCGAGCATTGCGCCGTCGGCGACGCGCTGACGATGAAGGAAGCGCCGCGGCTTCCGGTGGATCTGATGCTGAAGCGGCTCGACGAAGTGGAGCATTTGCGGACGATCAGCCTGACGGGCGGAGAGCCGTCGTTCTCCATGGAGACGATCCGGAACTATATGCTGCCCTTGCTGCGGTACGCCAAGGATAGAGGCGTGAAGACGCAGATCAATTCCAACCTGACGCTCGATCTCGAGCGGTACGAGGAATTGGCGCCTTATCTGGACGTGATGCATATCTCGTTCAACTACGAAGGGCCCGAGGATTTCTACGAAGTCGGGTTCGCGGCCAAGCCGGGCCGCACTCCCTATTCGGTCGCCGTCGGCATGTACGACCGGATGATCGACAACGCGCGCAAGCTGTCCGCCGGCGGCTTGTTCGTATCGGCCGAATCGATGCTGAACTATCGCACCCACTTCCGGATCGACCGCATCCATCGGTTGATCGTGGAGATGGGCTGCCGCCGCCACGAGGTTCATCCGATGTACCCGAGCTCGTTCGCCTCCAAGCTCCCGCTTCTGTCGCTGGACGAGATTCGCGCCTCGATCGAGCGGCTGCTCGACAACCGCGATCCGGATGTCTGGATGCTGTTCGGCACGCTCCCGTTTTTCGCCTGCAGCGACCGCCAGGAGGACCTGAAGCTGATCCAGCGGCTGCGTCAGGAGCCGAACGTGACGATGCGGGGCGATCCGGACGGACGGAACCGGCTGAACGTCAGCTTGTTTACGGGTGACGTGCATGTCACCGATTTCGCCGCGCTCCAGCCTCTGGGCAACATCAAGTCCGACCGGCTCGACGATATTTTCGAGCGCTGGCTCGAGCACCCGCTGTCGAAACGGGTATCCTGCCATTGCCCGGCCGCCAATTGCTGCGGACCGAATCTGCTGGTTGCCGACGCGTATTATTCCAACGTGGACTTCCGCGCCCGGCGGGCAAAGGTCTGA
- a CDS encoding MMPL family transporter translates to MKESQSKGNGLAWWGRTIYRWRRTVALLWLIAVLGFGFAALGTTDLLKDDGFTPKGSDSERGLALLREELGVSASYLNLVYVAPPGRELGSEAETRAILDSLSPLAESPEVAAIRPNPASRTDTANHIWSVLVYLNVPEDRAMEVYPELKEKIRAPEGLEVYVTGTTPVILDMQRASRSDIVKAEIIGLPIALIVLLLVFGTVPAAALPMAVGLASVSVTLGIVWFIARNVSLSNFLPNMVTMIGLAVGIDYALFMVSRFREELRRGGDAERAVVETSRTAGRSILFSGVAVLIGLVAMFLVDLNIFRSLALGGVLVVTVSVLAANTLLPALLGLLGRRIDSWPVLPKAWRERQSESRFWPGVASFVMRRPVPIVLVLASGLIALALPLGGMRLNVPDAEVLPPAYESRLGSDLLRQAYDRSELNPIQVALPLGVSYADPSAVSRVNRLTERLSALPGVRDVRSYAKLLASDGLPEPGHGERPVNPALLDAVERSGLAKGETALITIVPEPEPDSEDAEALVRDVRLLVGEMESDAFVTGGPAYRADILERIESKLWIVVGLVMAVTYAVLLLAFRSVLLPLKAVVMNALSLGASLGLVVIVFQEGFGADLLQVTSIGYVNAILPVVVFCVVFGISMDYEVFLLSRIAEEYEETGDNDGSTARGLARTGSLITSAAFILIAVVGSFIWTDIEVMKALGLGLAGAVLIDATLIRVLMVPALMKLLGRLNWWAPAWLRARG, encoded by the coding sequence ATGAAGGAGTCTCAATCCAAAGGAAACGGGTTGGCGTGGTGGGGGCGAACGATTTACCGATGGCGCCGGACGGTTGCGTTGTTGTGGCTGATCGCGGTGCTCGGCTTCGGCTTCGCAGCGCTGGGAACAACCGATTTGTTGAAGGACGACGGATTTACGCCGAAAGGCAGCGACTCCGAGCGGGGGTTGGCGCTGCTTCGCGAAGAGCTTGGCGTATCCGCTTCGTATCTCAACTTGGTTTACGTCGCGCCGCCGGGACGCGAACTCGGCTCCGAGGCCGAGACCCGGGCGATACTGGATTCGCTGTCCCCGCTCGCGGAGTCGCCGGAGGTCGCCGCGATCCGTCCGAATCCGGCGTCCCGCACGGATACCGCGAACCATATATGGTCCGTGCTCGTTTACCTGAACGTGCCCGAGGACCGGGCGATGGAAGTTTATCCCGAACTGAAAGAGAAGATCCGGGCGCCCGAGGGACTTGAGGTGTATGTCACGGGCACGACTCCGGTCATCCTCGACATGCAGAGGGCCAGCCGTTCGGACATCGTCAAGGCGGAGATCATCGGGCTGCCGATCGCCCTGATCGTCCTGCTGCTCGTCTTCGGCACCGTGCCGGCCGCCGCTCTGCCCATGGCGGTCGGGCTGGCCAGCGTATCCGTGACGCTGGGCATCGTCTGGTTTATTGCCAGGAACGTCTCCCTCTCGAATTTCTTGCCGAACATGGTCACGATGATCGGCCTTGCGGTCGGCATCGATTACGCGTTGTTTATGGTCAGCCGGTTCAGGGAGGAGCTGAGACGCGGAGGCGATGCGGAGAGAGCCGTGGTCGAGACGAGCCGGACGGCGGGCCGTTCGATTTTGTTCTCCGGCGTCGCGGTGCTGATCGGCCTGGTGGCGATGTTTCTGGTCGATTTGAATATTTTTCGGTCGCTGGCCTTGGGCGGCGTGCTCGTCGTGACGGTCTCCGTGCTGGCCGCCAATACGCTGCTGCCGGCCTTGCTCGGCCTGCTGGGCAGGCGGATCGACTCGTGGCCCGTTCTCCCGAAGGCGTGGCGGGAGCGCCAGTCGGAGAGCCGCTTCTGGCCGGGCGTCGCTTCGTTTGTCATGCGGCGGCCGGTTCCGATCGTGCTCGTGCTGGCGTCCGGCCTCATCGCGCTGGCCCTGCCGCTCGGCGGCATGCGGCTGAACGTTCCCGACGCGGAGGTGCTGCCTCCCGCGTACGAGTCGCGGCTGGGCTCGGATCTGCTTCGTCAGGCTTATGACAGGAGCGAGTTGAATCCGATCCAGGTGGCGCTGCCGCTTGGGGTGTCTTACGCGGATCCGTCCGCCGTGAGCCGAGTCAACCGTTTGACGGAACGTCTCTCGGCCTTGCCCGGCGTAAGAGACGTCCGCTCGTACGCCAAGCTGCTGGCGTCTGACGGGCTGCCGGAGCCCGGACATGGCGAACGGCCTGTGAATCCGGCACTGCTCGACGCGGTCGAACGGTCCGGGCTGGCGAAAGGCGAGACGGCGTTGATCACCATCGTGCCAGAGCCGGAACCGGACAGTGAGGACGCGGAGGCGCTCGTCCGGGACGTTCGCCTTCTGGTCGGGGAGATGGAGTCTGACGCGTTCGTTACGGGCGGGCCGGCTTACCGCGCCGATATATTGGAACGAATCGAGAGCAAGCTGTGGATCGTGGTCGGCCTGGTCATGGCGGTGACCTACGCCGTGCTGCTGCTGGCGTTCAGGTCGGTGCTGCTGCCGCTGAAGGCCGTCGTGATGAACGCGCTCAGTCTCGGAGCCAGCTTGGGCCTGGTTGTGATCGTGTTCCAGGAGGGCTTCGGCGCGGATCTGCTTCAGGTCACCTCCATCGGGTACGTGAACGCCATTTTGCCTGTGGTCGTCTTTTGCGTCGTATTCGGCATTTCCATGGATTACGAGGTGTTTCTGCTGTCCCGGATTGCGGAAGAGTACGAAGAAACCGGCGACAACGACGGAAGCACGGCGAGGGGGCTGGCCCGGACCGGCAGCCTGATCACAAGCGCGGCGTTTATCCTGATCGCGGTCGTCGGGTCGTTTATCTGGACCGATATCGAGGTGATGAAAGCGCTGGGCTTGGGATTGGCCGGCGCGGTTCTGATCGACGCCACCCTGATCCGCGTGCTGATGGTGCCCGCGCTGATGAAACTGCTGGGCCGGCTCAACTGGTGGGCCCCGGCATGGCTTCGGGCCCGCGGTTAA